TAACAACGACCGCACCGAGTTTGTTTAGGTCAATGAAATCCACGTACTCGCTGCCGTAGCCAAAAGTACCCGATGCTGTCATAACGGGATTTTTCATCTGGATACCGGCGATATTAATTTCAAGTGAAGGGTAAACGGTACTCATCTTTTTACCCTCACTCCGCATATAACGCATCCGTTTTTGCCGCCATGATGAAGTCGTTCCGATGCAACCCTCGGATTTTGTGCGTCCACCATGTAACAGTCACCCTTCCCCACTCAGTCAAGAGCGCGGGATGATGACCTTCCTCCTCCGCCAGTTCCCCCACACGGTTTGTGAACGCCAAAGCTGGGGCGAAACCATCAAACTGGAAGAGTCGTTCCAACCGCTTAATCTCATCGCGCTCAATCAGCTGCCAATCTGAAACTTGTGGGTGATATTCCGCAATCTCTGCCGCAGTAACCTTCGGTGCGTCCCGCCGACAGGCAATACAT
The sequence above is a segment of the Candidatus Poribacteria bacterium genome. Coding sequences within it:
- a CDS encoding 4a-hydroxytetrahydrobiopterin dehydratase, whose translation is METLTGMKCIACRRDAPKVTAAEIAEYHPQVSDWQLIERDEIKRLERLFQFDGFAPALAFTNRVGELAEEEGHHPALLTEWGRVTVTWWTHKIRGLHRNDFIMAAKTDALYAE